The sequence below is a genomic window from Streptomyces sp. B21-105.
CCCACGTCCACGACTCGGTGCTGCACACCCTGACATTGATCCAGCGCAACGCGGAGAACGCCGGTGAGGTGCGCCGCCTCGCCCGTGCGCAGGAGCGCGACCTGCGCACCTGGCTCTACAAACCCGAGGGCACCGGCAAGGAGGAAGCCGACGAGCCGACCACCGTCGCCGAAGCGGTCCGGCGCAACGCGGCCGAGGTCGAGGACAAGCACGGCGTCCCCATCGAGGTCGTCGTCGTCGGAGACTGCCCGCTCGACGACGGAGTCGGCGCACAGATGCAAGCCGCGCGCGAGGCGATGGTGAACGCGGCCAAGTACGGTGGCGAGGGCGGCGCCGTACAGGTCTACGCCGAAGTCGAGGGCAGGACGGTCTTCGTGTCCGTCCGCGACCGCGGACCCGGCTTCGACCTCGACTCGATACCCGGCGACCGCATGGGCGTCAGAGAATCGATCATCGGCCGCATGGAGCGCCACGGGGGCACGGCGCGACTGCGGGCCGTGCCGGACGGCGGCACGGAGGTCGAACTGGAGATGGAGAGGGCGGAGAAGACGTCATGAGCGACCCGAGCAACCCGACCGACACGAACGGCACGACGGGAGCGGGGGCGGCCGAGCCGGCCCACGCCCCCGGCGACAGCACGGGCGGGCGCCATGTGCGCGTGGTCCTCGTCGACGACCACCGCATGTTCCGCACGGGCGTGCAGGCCGAGATCGGCCAGACCGCGCAGACCGGCGTCGAGGTCGTCGGCGAGGCGGCGGACGTCGACCAGGCGGTCACCGTCATCACGGCGACCCGGCCCGAGGTGGTCCTCCTCGACGTGCACCTGCCGGGCGGCGGCGGCGTCGAAGTGCTGCGCCGCTGCGCTCCCTTGATGAGCGACGCCGAACGGCCCGTCCGGTTCCTCGCCCTGTCCGTGTCGGACGCGGCGGAGGACGTGATCGGGGTGATCCGCGGCGGCGCCCGCGGATACGTCACCAAGACGATCACCGGGACCGACCTGGTGAACTCGATCTTCCGGGTGCAGGAGGGCGACGCCGTCTTCTCGCCGCGGCTCGCCGGGTTCGTCCTCGACGCCTTCGCCTCGACCGACGCCCCACCGGTCGACGAGGACCTGGACCGGCTCACCCAGCGCGAGCGCGAGGTCCTGCGGCTCATCGCCCGCGGCTACGCCTACAAGGAGATCGCCAAGCAGCTCTTCATCTCCGTCAAGACCGTCGAGTCGCATGTCTCCGCGGTGCTGCGCAAACTCCAGCTGTCCAACCGGCACGAGCTGACCCGCTGGGCCACGGCACGGCGACTGGTCTGACGGGGCGAGGCGTCGGCGCGCACCGCCCTGAGCCCTCGGGATCAAGACCCTCGCGGTCCTGGCCGACGGCACCGGCGAGATCCGCACCATCGACAACCCGCGCCACATGGACGCGGCGTTGAAGCAACTGCGCCGCACCTCCCGCGTCGTGTCCCGCCGCCAGGGACCGGACCGCCGGACCGGCCGCAAGCCGTCGAAGCGGTGGGAGAAGGCCAACGCCCAGCGCAACAAGGTCCACCACCGGGTGGCGGACCTCCGCACCGACGCCCTGCACAAGCTCACCACCGCGGTCGCCGCCGAGTACGGCACCGTCGTCGTCGAGGACCTCAACGTCGCCGGCATGCTCCGCAACCGGCGCCTGGCCCGCCGCATCGCCGACGCCGGATTCGGCGAGATCCGCCGCCAGCTCACCTACAAGACCCGCCGGCGCCACGCCACCCGCATCATCGCGGCCGACCGCTGGTTCCCCTCCTCCAAGACCTGCTCCGGGCGCGGCGCGGTGAAAGCCAAGCTGCCGCTGCACGTCCGGACCTACACATGCGACGCCTGCCCCCTGGTCATCGACCGGGACACCAACGCGGCCCGCAACCTCGCCGCCCTCGCGGCGGCAGCCTGCACCACTGGTACCGGAGTGGCCGGAGACCAGGGCGCGCAAGCGCCGAAACCTCGTGGAGCCGACCAGAAGACCCGCGCCACCCGTCCCAGCCGCAAGGCCGGGACGGGGCGGGCAGGTGGCGCATTCCCGTACCAGCGGGCGGAAGCGAGAGATCGTCAACAGGACGCTACGGCCCAACTCGGGCCGTGGTGACCTCGTTACGAACCTTTCTTACCGAATGGGTAGGAATTACTGAGAGTCGATGAGACTTTCAGCAACGGGCGGTACACCTAGACCACCCGGGCGGCACCCGCGAAGGGCATCTCGTCGATCGGGGCCACGCGCACCGGGGCCGACGGGTTCGGGGCGTGGATCATCCGGCCGTCGCCGATGTAGAGGCCGACGTGGGAGATGCCGGAGTAGAAGAACACCAGGTCGCCCGGGCGGAGTTCGGAGCGCGACACGCGCTGCCCGGCACCGATCTGGGCGTAGGTGGTGCGGGGCAGGGAGACCCCCGCGGAGCGGTACGCGGCCAGCACGAGCCCCGAGCAGTCGAAGGCGTTCGGCCCGGTGGCCCCCCACACATAGGGGCTGCCGAGCTTCGAGTAGGCGTACGAGACGGCCGCTGCGGCACGGGAGCTGGGGGCGTCGGCGGTGCCGGAGCCGGGCGTCCCGAGGTTCGTGCGCGCGCCGGACGCACCGGACCCACCGCGTGAGGCGCGGGCGCCCGCGCCCCCGCCGCTCGGCTGCTCGCCGAACCTGGCCTGCTCCGCCGCCGTCAGCCGCGACAGCAGGCGGCGCGCCGCGTCCAGCTTGCCGGTGATCGTCTGCTTCTGCTTCTGCAGTTCGGCCCGACGGGTCCGCAGCGCGGTCAGTTCGAGGCGTGCCGCGCCGCGCAGCTGCTCGATCTCGCGCAGCTGTCCGCGCACCCGGGTGACGGCGGCGGACTGGCGGTCGCCGGCCCGTTCGGCGAAGGCGGCGCCGTCGAGGTAGCGGTCGGGGTCGTCGGAGAGCGCCAACCGCACGGCGGGGTCGAGGCCGCCGTCGCGGTACTGCGCCGCGGCCATCGAACCCAGCGCCTCCCGCGTCGCGTTGAGCTTCTCCTCCTTGCGCGCCGCCTCGTCCCGCAGGTTCTTCAGCCGCTGCTCGGCGGCCGTCGCCCTCTCCTTCACGCCGTTGTACTTCTCGGTGGCCTCCTCCGCCTCCTGGTAGAGCTTGGCCACCTTCGCCTTGACCTCGGCGGGAGTCAGTTCCGGCTCGGCCTGCCCGGTCCCGTCGAAGGCGGTCGCCGTCGCCACGCCCGCGAGGGCGATCGTGAAGGCCGTACGGGCTGTACGGCCCGAAGGGCTCGTACGGCCGCCGAGCGAGCGCTGTCGGGGCTTGCGGTGCGCTGCCACGTGGGACTGCACGTCCTTTCGTCGACCGCCCGGCCCGCCGGTCCGCCGCGGGAAGTGCCCCGTGACTGCCGGCCGATCCGTGTCAGGCGGTTCCCGGGCCGTCGGGGGAGCGGATGGACGGCCCGGGCCGCGGCTGACGCGTCCGGCGACGTTCCGCACGGGGAGCGGTCACGCCGCCGGACTTCCTCGGCGGTGGTGGCCGACTGCCGCCCCTGGCCCGGGCGGCGGTGGGGAGCCGGTCACCTGGGGAAGGACGGTAGGCCGGTGATGACGTTTGGGTAACGCGATGTGCGGAAGTGACACGAGCGGACTGCCTGGTGACCGGATGTGTCCCGCTGACCCGGCCGGACGGGGCGGGTTCGCGCGGCGCGCTGACCGAAGGCGGGATTTCGCGACCCGCGGGAGCGGGTCGGTGATATGGCGCATATATGCAAGGACGAGCGGTCCCGCGGCGGAATGCGGGGGAGACCCGCTGGGATGAGGGGTGGGGAATCACGGGCGAACGGCTAACGGCTAACGGCGAACGGCGGGCGGCGGGTGCTGGGTGCTGGGAGCGGGCAGCGCCGGGGGCGGTGTCGGTCAGCGTGTGCGGGCTGATTAGCATCCGGCTTCATCGGGAACCTCCGTGGATACTCCGTCCTTCAGGGCGGAGAGGAAACGGACTCCTGCGGAGCAGGGCAAGATGCGGGGTTTCGCCTCCTGGGCGAAGGACCGCGCTCTGACCAGCGGGTTTGAGCTTCACCTGACGTAACGCTAGTTTGTGAGAGTGACCACGACGCAGGTGAAGCGGGCGTTCAAGTACCGCTTCTATCCCACGGACGAGCAGGCGGCAGAGCTGTCGCGCACGTTCGGCTGTGTCCGCAAGGTCTACAACATGGCCCTCGCCGCCCGCACACAGGCATGGACGCGGCAGGAGCGGGTGAACTACAACCAGACGTCGGCCATGCTGACGGCGTGGAAGAAGACCGAGGAACTGGCGTTCCTCAACGAGGTCTCTTCCGTGCCGCTCCAGCAATGCCTG
It includes:
- a CDS encoding response regulator transcription factor, encoding MSDPSNPTDTNGTTGAGAAEPAHAPGDSTGGRHVRVVLVDDHRMFRTGVQAEIGQTAQTGVEVVGEAADVDQAVTVITATRPEVVLLDVHLPGGGGVEVLRRCAPLMSDAERPVRFLALSVSDAAEDVIGVIRGGARGYVTKTITGTDLVNSIFRVQEGDAVFSPRLAGFVLDAFASTDAPPVDEDLDRLTQREREVLRLIARGYAYKEIAKQLFISVKTVESHVSAVLRKLQLSNRHELTRWATARRLV
- a CDS encoding C40 family peptidase, which codes for MAAHRKPRQRSLGGRTSPSGRTARTAFTIALAGVATATAFDGTGQAEPELTPAEVKAKVAKLYQEAEEATEKYNGVKERATAAEQRLKNLRDEAARKEEKLNATREALGSMAAAQYRDGGLDPAVRLALSDDPDRYLDGAAFAERAGDRQSAAVTRVRGQLREIEQLRGAARLELTALRTRRAELQKQKQTITGKLDAARRLLSRLTAAEQARFGEQPSGGGAGARASRGGSGASGARTNLGTPGSGTADAPSSRAAAAVSYAYSKLGSPYVWGATGPNAFDCSGLVLAAYRSAGVSLPRTTYAQIGAGQRVSRSELRPGDLVFFYSGISHVGLYIGDGRMIHAPNPSAPVRVAPIDEMPFAGAARVV
- a CDS encoding RNA-guided endonuclease TnpB family protein, which translates into the protein MKTLAVLADGTGEIRTIDNPRHMDAALKQLRRTSRVVSRRQGPDRRTGRKPSKRWEKANAQRNKVHHRVADLRTDALHKLTTAVAAEYGTVVVEDLNVAGMLRNRRLARRIADAGFGEIRRQLTYKTRRRHATRIIAADRWFPSSKTCSGRGAVKAKLPLHVRTYTCDACPLVIDRDTNAARNLAALAAAACTTGTGVAGDQGAQAPKPRGADQKTRATRPSRKAGTGRAGGAFPYQRAEARDRQQDATAQLGPW